The Candidatus Kryptoniota bacterium sequence CTTTTCGACGAGCTGGCAGACTCTGATACCGTTGCCGAAGACGACAGCGAATTGCTTTACCGCCTTTCGAGGAACCAGAGGAAAAGACGCCGGCGGTGAAGACAGGACTAGCCTTTGTCGTCGTGGCCGTCGTGTTCGTCTCATCTGCGCATTCGCAGATACCGTTCAGCCAGACCGACGAAACGAGCTTTACGCTTGGGCTTCAGAGTTTCAAGCAGGGCGATTACTCGACCTCCTACCTGTATTTCAAACAAGTGATGGACGATTCCCTGAACCAGCGGTCGGAAGAAGCGTTCTATTATGGGGCACGAAGTCTTTTCAACCTTCGCAGGTATTCGGAGTCGTCAGCCGCGATAGACACATTTCTGGTCAGGTTCCCCTCTGATGAGCGTAGATATGAAATGATGTATCTACTAGGCGCGGATTACTACGAGCTGGGAAAATATCCTTCCGCCGCGTCGCGTTTCATCGTCGCTTCCGACTCTGCGTTCGACCCGACCGTGAGGGATCGCGCCGTCGCGAGTCTCCGCTCACTCATCGATACGAACATCGGCTTCGACGAAGTGGAAGCCGCTTTCGAGCAATGCAAGACGAGATTATCCGCGTCCACGGTAGCGCTTGCCTTTGCCCGGAGAGCGTATGACTCCGACAGGCTTTCGGACGCTGCAAAGATGCTTCACGAGTTTTCCGCGCGCTATCCGCAGCCAGGGACAGGAACGACGGAAATTACGAGATGGCTCGCGAGGATAGTAGACGACAGCCTGAGGAACAACGCGCAGGTAAGAATCGGCGTTCTTCTTCCCCTCGAATACGGCAGCGGGGTCGGAGATAAACTTCTTCTCGGGATCCAGCTTGCGCTCGACGGCTATAATGAGACCGCTCAGACGAAGATTGGAATGACGGTAAGAAATTACGCGGGGAATATCGTGACACTTTCATCGTCTATGAGGGCTCTCGCTAAAGACCCTAACGTAAAAGCTGTGATCGGGCCGGTGTTCAGCGGAGAGGTTTCACAGGTGGTCAGCCTCGCAGGAAGCGCGGGTCTTCCGACAATTACGCCGACGGCTACACAGGTCGGACTTACCGCCGAAGGCTCATATGTCTTCCAGGCTAATCCTAACTACATGACCAGGGCTGATGCCATAGCCGATTTCGCGGTCGATGTCCTCCATCTCAAGCGGTTCGCAATCCTGGCGCCGTCAGACTCTTACGGGAAGACGATCGCAGGTTATTTCGCGACGCGGCTCAACTCCAAGGGAATAAGTGTTATCTCCTCGGCCGAATACGAAAGCGGGTCAACGGATCTGGTAGATCAAATTGGAAAGATAAAAACCGCTGCCGCGCTCGCTGGCGAGCCGTACGTGGATTTCACGAAACTAACGAAGCCGCAGCAGGCAAAGCTGGCCGAGTTCGGGATTCCCTCCGCCTACGTCGACTCGGTCGCCAACTCCAAAGGAACCCTCGATGCTTACGATCTTCTCGGGAGCAATCCTGTGCACATTGCAGACTCGCTCGGAATTCCAATAACGATGAGGACGACGCTCGACCAGTTCGAAGCGCTGCGTTCGTTGGACGCAGTCTTCATTCCGCTTACGTCCTCGAAGGACATCGGTGTCATCGGCGCGCAACTGGCGTACTATAACGTGAAGACACAGATCCTCGGGACGGATGATTGGTACGACGTAAACCAGCTCTCAAACAACGATCTTTATGTTGACGGGATTATTTTCTGCAGCGACACTTACTTCAATACGGTTTCACCCGCGTTTACGGCAGCAAGCGATTCACTTTCGCAGATTTCGGACATGGAGCTGGATCGCACAGTAGCTTACGGTTTTGACACCGCGAGTCTCATCCTGAGCGCAATAAAATCAGGCGGCACCAACCGTTCCGACATCTACAACGCGCTCAGGGCCGAAGCATACCCCGGCTTACACTCGATGATCTCGTTCGCGAAGGATAATTCCAATCACTATCTATACATTTTACAATTCAAGAAAGGAAACATAGTAGATCTGGGTGAAGTGAATCCAAACTAAGAAGGGGGTCGGGTATGAAGAAGGGACAAGCAGGGCAGAACTCCAGTCCGGCGGAAGGCGCCGGCGTCCGCGAGAAGGGGCAAACTCTCCGCGAGTGGCCAGAAAGCGAGAAGCCGCGCGAAAAACTTCTCTCGCAGGGGGCAACAAAACTCACAGACGTGGAACTCATAGCGATTCTTCTGAGAACCGGAACGAGGACAAAGTCGCGATCAAAGACTGCGCTCGATGTTGCCAGGGAACTTTTCATGAGTTATGAAAATTCCCTCGACATGATTTCGATGCGTGACGCGATGGAGCTGTCAGGTACGGCGGGAATAGGAAAAGTTAAAGCCGTCACTCTTGCCGCGGCGTTTGAGCTTGGAAGGAGGACCGGTAGCTCGGCGATAAATGAAGCCCCGCTACTGAATAATCCGGAGGCAGCTTACAAGTTCGTAGCGCGCGATTTCGCCGGAGAGAAACGCGAAATATTCAGGGTGATCGCTCTCTCAACCTCGGGAAGAGTCAAACGAGTAAAGACCCTCACCGAAGGTACTCTCAGTGCAAGCCTTGTCGACGCGAGAGCCGTGTTCAAATTCGCGATACTGGAAGACGCGGCGAGTGTCATCGTGGTGCATAACCATCCGAGCGGAAAGCTCGACCCGAGCAAGGAAGATATTCAAATCACCAAGGACCTTGTTTACTCGGGCGAGTTCATTGGAATACCCGTGCATGACCACCTCATTGTCGGCCCTACGGGGTATTTAAGCATGAAGAACGCAGGATATATTTAGGGCGAGGAAGCCACGTTGTGGCGAAGCCGCAAACGGAAACGGGGGATTGTAAGGCGACCGGTATCCTGAGGAAGCCGATCGATCTCCGGCGGAGGGGTTGGCTGAAGACGAGCTCTCGAATTCTGAGGATCCGATGACGAAGAGGTTCGGGGACAACCCATTTAACCTTGGGTCGCCAGTAAACTTTGACTTGGTTTGAAACGGGAGCTATATTCGAGCAAGAACGTCAGGGAAACCACTCGAAAGTCAGTGAGGAAATGACTTGAGGGAGTCGTGGAATCTGTCCAGGGAGAAAATTCGTATCGTGGCATCGAATTCCTTCTGAGGGTCTATCTAATGGAGCCGCAGGAGGAGAAATTTCGTGGAGGGTCGCGGCTGCGCTTTAAGCGACTGAGCGAATCGCCTGGCGGGAGATGAAAATGACCAGCAGTGATAGATTTTTTGCGCATTCGGAAAATAAGACGTCAATTGGGTTGAAAGGTGTGGCAATATGAAAAGGGAATTCATAGCACATCTTCGTAAGACTGGCGAGCCGCAATATCTTTGGACACACCTTGAAGAAGCGTCAAAGCTTGCAGGGCAATTTGCTGACAAGATTGGCTTGAAGGAATGCGGTGAACTGATTGGACTGCTTCACGATTTGGGTAAAGCCAGCCAAGAGTTCCAAAACTATATTCTCTCCGCAGAAGGGAAGATTGATCCAGATGCTGATGAATATGTTGATGCAAAAGCGCAGAAAGGAAAAGTAGATCACTCCAGTGCGGGCGCGCAAGTTATACACAAAAGGTTGTCGACCATGGGAAAAGAAGGAGCAATTGTCGGAGAATTCCTCTCTTTGTGCATCGCATCCCACCATTCAGGCATGATCGATTGTCTCGCGCCAGATGGCTCAAACAACTACGAACGGCGGATGAGAAAGCCAGAAGAGAAAACACATGGCGAAAAGGCTTATTCGAATTTGGATGATGCTGAGCGTGAAAAAGTAGAGAAGTTCTTTTCGGATAACCTTATTGAACAACTCTCAGCTAAGTTGCAGTCTCTCAAGGAAGAAAACGATTCCAAACAAAGTTTGATATTCAAGTTCGGCCTTTTAGCGAGATTTCTGTTTAGTTGTCTAATCGACGCAGACAGACTCAGTACCGCTGATTTTGAATTTCCGAGAAATGATAAGATTAGAAACCAGGGCGAGTATGTTGCATGGGAGGCATTGATTGAACGATTTAACGCCAAGAAGTTTGATAACAAAAACAGGGTTGACGTTTTGCGCGATGCAGTTTCCCGTGAATGCCTAGAATTCTCCAAGAGACCGAAAGGGCTATATCAATTAACTGTTCCAACGGGCGGAGGTAAGACCTTTGCGAGCTTGCGGTTTGCTTTGAACCATGCTGAGTTACACAAGATGGATCGGATCATATACATCATTCCATACACATCAATCATCGACCAAAACGCCGACGAGGTCAGAAAGATTTTGGAAGAGAAAGATGATAATGGGAAGTATTTGGATCGGGTTGTCCTAGAGCACCATTCCAACTTGACTCCAGACGAAGAAACGCGCCGACAGAATCTTCTTTCCGAAAATTGGGATGCACCGATTGTCTTCACAACAAGCGTTCAGTTTCTCGAAGCGTTGTTCGCGTCTGGTACGAGAAGCGCTCGAAGGATGCACCAGCTTGCAAACGCCGTAATAATCTTCGATGAGGTACAGACCCTTCCAGTTCGGTTTGTGCATATGTTTAACGTTGCCATTCGTTTCTTGGTTAAGGGATGTGGGTCAACCGTTTTACTATGCACCGCCACTCAACCATTATTGGACAAAATTGAGATTAAAGAACGAGCCCTTCAACTTTCAAAAGACCAGCAAATAATTCAGAATGTGGAATCTCTATTTCAAAATTTAAAACGCGTCGAAGTTTATGACCAGCGAAAGGCTGCGGGGTGGTCCGAAAGCGAAATAATAAGTCTCGCGCAACAAGAGACTCAAAAGAACGGCAGCGTCCTTATTGTCGTCAACACAAAAACATCGGCGAAAAATCTCTATCAGCAATTCAAGAGCGCGAACATAAAAGACATTTTTCACTTAAGCACCGACATGTGTCCTGAGCATCGGTTGAATGTGCTGAACAATATCAAGGAACGATTAAAGAACAATCAGGCGACGATTTGTGTCAGCACCCAATTGATAGAAGCTGGTGTAGATATAGACTTTGGATCAGTTATTAGATACTTAGCTGGACTTGATTCCATCGCACAGTCAGCGGGACGCTGCAACAGGCATGGCTTAAGAACAAAATACGGAAATGTATTCATTATAAATCCACAAGACGAGAATCTCAACCGCCTAGAAGAAATCAGAATTGCTGCTGAAGACGCCCAACGAGTGTTAGGCGAATTTAAAGAATCACCTGAGCGATTTAAGAATGATATTCTGTCGCCGGCGGCAATGGAGCAATACTATAAATATTATTTCTTTGACCGCAGAGACAAAATGAATTATCCAGTACCAAGTAAGTCGCCAGTCGGAAGAGAAGACAATCTCTTTGATTTGCTTTCGACCAATCCAAAATCCGTTCAGGAAAATCAACGAACTCACGACACTCCGTTGACCATTTCGTTGTGGCAATCATTTCAGACAGCATCAAAGGCATTCCGAGCAATTGATTCGCCAACAATGGGAGTCATCGTCCCTTATGGAGAAGAAGGCAAACAGATAATAAATGAACTATGCTCAACGTCTGAAGTTGACAAGGAGTACAAACTCTTGAAGAGAGCCCAAAGATTTTCTGTGAATGTTTATGAAAATATTTTTAGTAATCTCACTAAAGATGGAATCATTAAAGAGGCTCAAGCTGGCATAGGAATTTTCTATTTGGATTATCAGTACTACAGCAGCGAATTCGGTTTAAGCAGCCAAATTGTAAATGAAATGGAAACGTACATAGTGGGAAGGTGAATCATGGAAAACAAAGTCGGATTTAAAGTTTATGGCAAATACGCTCTCTTCACTGATCCACTGACAAAGATCGGTGGAGAGAAATGCTCATATCAGATCCCAACTTACGAAGCATTGAAAGGGATTATTAGTTCGGTCTATTGGAAGCCGACGATCATCTGGATTATTGACAGAGCGCGAGTGATGAATCGGATCAAAACGCAGACCCGAAACGCCAAGCCAATCAAATATAGTGGTGGGAACGACCTTTCTATTTATACATATCTTGCCGATGTCGAATACCAGGTGCAGGCGCACTTCGAATGGAACATGCATCGTGAGGATATGGCAAACGATAGAAATGAAAACAAACATTACTTCATCGCCAAACGTATGATAGAACGCGGTGGACGGCGTGACGTCTTTCTTGGCACGAGAGAATGTCAGGGCTATGTCGAGGTTTGCAAATTCGGAGAAGGACAAAGCTTCTATGATAAATATGGTGAGCTTTCGTTCGACTTGATGTTCCACGGATTTGATTATCCCGACGAATTGGGAAAGGATGAATACTATTCCCGTTTTTGGCGGCCGAAGATGAAAGATGGAATCATTGAGTTCATCAGACCCGAAAAGTGCACTATCCGTAAGTTTGTTAGACCGATGACAGCGCACCCTCCACAGTCGATTGGTTTTGAGGAAGAAGGTTTGTTAGAAGGTTACGAGGAAAGGAGCTGAGCGATGGCTTGGATACAAAAGCTTTATGAGACATACGAGGCATGTTCCTCAATGGTAGGTTATTCTGGTGAAGAGGGAAAAAGACCATTGCTTCCAATTTGTCACATCACCGCGCAAGCGAATATTGAGGTGACGCTTGGTAGGAATGGCGACTTCTTGAGAGCATCGGTCATTCCCGATCCCCATGAAGCAACGACCATAATTCCATGCACAGAAGAATCAGCGAGCAGGGCAGGGAAAAAACCCGAATGTCATCCACTTTGTGACAATCTGCAATATGTGGCTGGTGATTTCACGAAATATGGCGGGGTGGTTACTTCGGGGTTCGCAAAAGATCCTGAGGAGCCATACCGTGACTATGTCAAGATTTTGAGTGACTGGTGTTCATCGAAATTTGGTCACCAAAAGGCGAAAGCGATTTTGAATTACGTCAAGAAGAAAAGATTGATCCATGACTTAGTGAACCACAAAATCCTCTTTCTTGGAAGCAATAAGAAATTCTTGCATAAAAAAGAACGAAAGAAGGATAAGAACCGATCAGATATTTTCGATGTAGTCAGCGACCAGGGCGATGCGTTCGTCCGTTGGCGCGTCGAAATTCCAGGAGAACTCGAAACAAATCTCTCGAAGGATAATACTCTCTGGCACAGTTGGACTCAATATTATTTGAGCACGAAAGAAAAGAAGCCCCTGTGTTACGTTACAGGCAACGATGCATTGTTATCGACTCAACATCCTAAATATATACGAGCAAAAGGTGATGGTGCTAAACTCATTTCTTCTAATGACACGAGTGGCTTCACTTTCAGAGGACGTTTCTTAACTGATGCACAAGCTTGCGGTGTTAGCCTTGAAGTGACACAAAAAGCACACAATGCACTGATATGGCTCGTTGGTAGGCAAGGCAAGGTTTTTTGGGTAAAAGGTGATGGTGGAAGAAAACAACCTGCGTTGACTGTGGTAGCCTGGGCAACTTCCAATCAGAAAATTCTTCAACCGACTGAGAGCGCTTTCGATATCTTTCCAGAATTTGCTGAACTACCAAGCGATGAAGCGGTGACGGCATACACAGCGCAAGACATTGCTCTAAAATTGCGAAATAAAATACTCGGGTATAAAGTTGAAATTGGAGAGACAAAAGATGTACAGGTGATGGCTATGGATTCGGCATCGAAAGGGCGATTGGCTATAACTTATTATCGCGAACTGAAGGGTTCAGATTATTTGGAGCGAATAGAGAAATGGCACCGTGAGTGTGCTTGGATTCACAACTATGGATATAACGAGGAGAAGCATAAACAATTTTCCTTTGTCGGCGCACCAGCACCTGTCGACATCGCAGAAGCCGCTTATGGTGAAAGGGTCGATGATAAGTTGAAAAAAACCACGGTTGAACGCCTTCTTCCTTGCATCATCGATGGTCAACCGATACCGAGAGACATCGTAGAGTCCACGGTGCGTCGAGCGTCGAATAGAGTCGCATTGGAAAATTGGCAATTCAACAAGACACTGAGCATCGCTTGTGCTCTCTATAGAAAATTTATCGATGATAAACAAAAGGAGAACTATTCTATGGCACTCGATCCAAAGAGAAAGACGAGAGACTATCTATACGGGCGACTCTTGGCTATTGCAGATAGTCTCGAAAATTGGGCTTTAAACAAAGCAAACGAAGATAGGCAGACTACCTCTGCTCGCCTGATGAATCGCTTTGCAGAGCGACCATTTAGCACGTGGAGAACGATTGAACTCGCGCTTTCGCCATACAAGGCACGGCTTGGCGGAAAATCGAAGAAGCGGCAAAGAATGATTGATGAAGTGAAAGACCTCTTTGAGCCGAATGATTTCACTAACGACAAGCGATTGAATGGAGAATTCCTGCTTGGATATTCATGCCAGCGGGAGTTTTTGAGAAATAACTCAGAAACGCTCAAAGAAAAAGAAGAAGTGAACGAAGAAAATTCAAGAAATAATTAAACAAGGAGAGGGATGATTAAAATGGACGCATTAAAAAACAAAATCGATTTCGCCGTCATTATCAGCGTGAACAATGCAAACCCTAATGGAGATCCGCTAAATGGAAATCGCCCACGTGTAAATTATGATGGGCTTGGCGAGCTTTCCGATGTCTGTATTAAAAGAAAAATCCGAAACCGCTTGATGCAGGAGGGGCATTCAATCT is a genomic window containing:
- a CDS encoding penicillin-binding protein activator — translated: MKTGLAFVVVAVVFVSSAHSQIPFSQTDETSFTLGLQSFKQGDYSTSYLYFKQVMDDSLNQRSEEAFYYGARSLFNLRRYSESSAAIDTFLVRFPSDERRYEMMYLLGADYYELGKYPSAASRFIVASDSAFDPTVRDRAVASLRSLIDTNIGFDEVEAAFEQCKTRLSASTVALAFARRAYDSDRLSDAAKMLHEFSARYPQPGTGTTEITRWLARIVDDSLRNNAQVRIGVLLPLEYGSGVGDKLLLGIQLALDGYNETAQTKIGMTVRNYAGNIVTLSSSMRALAKDPNVKAVIGPVFSGEVSQVVSLAGSAGLPTITPTATQVGLTAEGSYVFQANPNYMTRADAIADFAVDVLHLKRFAILAPSDSYGKTIAGYFATRLNSKGISVISSAEYESGSTDLVDQIGKIKTAAALAGEPYVDFTKLTKPQQAKLAEFGIPSAYVDSVANSKGTLDAYDLLGSNPVHIADSLGIPITMRTTLDQFEALRSLDAVFIPLTSSKDIGVIGAQLAYYNVKTQILGTDDWYDVNQLSNNDLYVDGIIFCSDTYFNTVSPAFTAASDSLSQISDMELDRTVAYGFDTASLILSAIKSGGTNRSDIYNALRAEAYPGLHSMISFAKDNSNHYLYILQFKKGNIVDLGEVNPN
- the radC gene encoding DNA repair protein RadC → MKKGQAGQNSSPAEGAGVREKGQTLREWPESEKPREKLLSQGATKLTDVELIAILLRTGTRTKSRSKTALDVARELFMSYENSLDMISMRDAMELSGTAGIGKVKAVTLAAAFELGRRTGSSAINEAPLLNNPEAAYKFVARDFAGEKREIFRVIALSTSGRVKRVKTLTEGTLSASLVDARAVFKFAILEDAASVIVVHNHPSGKLDPSKEDIQITKDLVYSGEFIGIPVHDHLIVGPTGYLSMKNAGYI
- the cas3 gene encoding CRISPR-associated helicase Cas3', with amino-acid sequence MKREFIAHLRKTGEPQYLWTHLEEASKLAGQFADKIGLKECGELIGLLHDLGKASQEFQNYILSAEGKIDPDADEYVDAKAQKGKVDHSSAGAQVIHKRLSTMGKEGAIVGEFLSLCIASHHSGMIDCLAPDGSNNYERRMRKPEEKTHGEKAYSNLDDAEREKVEKFFSDNLIEQLSAKLQSLKEENDSKQSLIFKFGLLARFLFSCLIDADRLSTADFEFPRNDKIRNQGEYVAWEALIERFNAKKFDNKNRVDVLRDAVSRECLEFSKRPKGLYQLTVPTGGGKTFASLRFALNHAELHKMDRIIYIIPYTSIIDQNADEVRKILEEKDDNGKYLDRVVLEHHSNLTPDEETRRQNLLSENWDAPIVFTTSVQFLEALFASGTRSARRMHQLANAVIIFDEVQTLPVRFVHMFNVAIRFLVKGCGSTVLLCTATQPLLDKIEIKERALQLSKDQQIIQNVESLFQNLKRVEVYDQRKAAGWSESEIISLAQQETQKNGSVLIVVNTKTSAKNLYQQFKSANIKDIFHLSTDMCPEHRLNVLNNIKERLKNNQATICVSTQLIEAGVDIDFGSVIRYLAGLDSIAQSAGRCNRHGLRTKYGNVFIINPQDENLNRLEEIRIAAEDAQRVLGEFKESPERFKNDILSPAAMEQYYKYYFFDRRDKMNYPVPSKSPVGREDNLFDLLSTNPKSVQENQRTHDTPLTISLWQSFQTASKAFRAIDSPTMGVIVPYGEEGKQIINELCSTSEVDKEYKLLKRAQRFSVNVYENIFSNLTKDGIIKEAQAGIGIFYLDYQYYSSEFGLSSQIVNEMETYIVGR
- the cas5c gene encoding type I-C CRISPR-associated protein Cas5c, whose product is MENKVGFKVYGKYALFTDPLTKIGGEKCSYQIPTYEALKGIISSVYWKPTIIWIIDRARVMNRIKTQTRNAKPIKYSGGNDLSIYTYLADVEYQVQAHFEWNMHREDMANDRNENKHYFIAKRMIERGGRRDVFLGTRECQGYVEVCKFGEGQSFYDKYGELSFDLMFHGFDYPDELGKDEYYSRFWRPKMKDGIIEFIRPEKCTIRKFVRPMTAHPPQSIGFEEEGLLEGYEERS
- the cas8c gene encoding type I-C CRISPR-associated protein Cas8c/Csd1, translating into MAWIQKLYETYEACSSMVGYSGEEGKRPLLPICHITAQANIEVTLGRNGDFLRASVIPDPHEATTIIPCTEESASRAGKKPECHPLCDNLQYVAGDFTKYGGVVTSGFAKDPEEPYRDYVKILSDWCSSKFGHQKAKAILNYVKKKRLIHDLVNHKILFLGSNKKFLHKKERKKDKNRSDIFDVVSDQGDAFVRWRVEIPGELETNLSKDNTLWHSWTQYYLSTKEKKPLCYVTGNDALLSTQHPKYIRAKGDGAKLISSNDTSGFTFRGRFLTDAQACGVSLEVTQKAHNALIWLVGRQGKVFWVKGDGGRKQPALTVVAWATSNQKILQPTESAFDIFPEFAELPSDEAVTAYTAQDIALKLRNKILGYKVEIGETKDVQVMAMDSASKGRLAITYYRELKGSDYLERIEKWHRECAWIHNYGYNEEKHKQFSFVGAPAPVDIAEAAYGERVDDKLKKTTVERLLPCIIDGQPIPRDIVESTVRRASNRVALENWQFNKTLSIACALYRKFIDDKQKENYSMALDPKRKTRDYLYGRLLAIADSLENWALNKANEDRQTTSARLMNRFAERPFSTWRTIELALSPYKARLGGKSKKRQRMIDEVKDLFEPNDFTNDKRLNGEFLLGYSCQREFLRNNSETLKEKEEVNEENSRNN